GGTGGCACCTATCCCTACATATTTTGTTTGCTCACCTTCTGAACAGGTTTCTAGAAGGTCTTTGTCTGCGCCTGAGCATAGAATAAAAAATTGTTTTAACATGATTGTAGATTGTTTTGATTGATTTGTGTTTTTTGTCACAAGGACGTTTTGATTACTTACAAATTTAACGCCAAAAAACGAATCGCATGCTAAAATGTTGATTTCTTTTGTCTTACCGCATAAAAAAAGTAAAGCCGCTCTTTACGAACGGCTTTACAAGTGTTGAATTATAATTAACTTATGCTAGTGGAGCACCTGCCATAATCTCTGGATTGGCAAATTCTTCAAATTTTGCAAAATTTTCTTTGAATTTTTGAGCAAGTTCTAATGCTTTTTCATCGTAAAGCTCTGGGTTTTCCCAAGTATTTCTAGGATTCAAAATTTCACTAGGAACATTAGGACACGATTGTGGTTTTGCAATTCCAAAAACTTTGTGGTTCTCATAAGCTACATTATCAAGCTCACCGTTAAGTGCTGCTGTGATCATGGCTCTTGTGTATTTTAATTTCATACGGCTTCCTACTCCGTATGCACCACCAGTCCAACCTGTATTGATTAACCAAACCGTTACATTCGCATCTTTCATTTTTTTGCTTAACATTTCAGCATATTTCGTTGGGTGCAAAGGCATAAATGGCGCTCCAAAACAAGCCGAAAAATTAGGCTGTGGTTCTGTTACTCCTGCTTCTGTTCCTGCAACTTTAGCGGTATAACCAGATATAAAGTGGTATGCTGCTTGACCTGGTGTCAGTTTTGCAATAGGAGGCAAAATACCAAATGAATCTGCAGTTAAGAAAAATATGTTTTTAGGATTGTTACCTATAGATCCTGGTTGGATATTGTCTATATGTGTTATTGGGTAGCTTACGCGTGTGTTTTGAGTGATGCTTACATCTTCAAAATCTACTTCATTGGTGCCGTCTTTAAACACTACATTTTCAAGAATAGCTCCTTTTTTAATAGCTCTAAAAATGTCTGGTTCGTTTTCCTCGCTAAGATTAATTACCTTGGCGTAGCAACCTCCTTCAAAGTTGAAAACGGTATTTTCATTAGTCCATCCGTGCTCATCATCACCAATCAATTTACGTTCTGGATCAGCTGATAAAGTTGTTTTTCCTGTTCCAGACAAACCAAAGAAGATAGCTGTATCTCCTTTTTCGCCTACATTGGCACTGCAATGCATAGGCAATGTGTTTTTGAAAACAGGTAAGATGAAATTCAATGCAGAGAAAATTCCTTTTTTCATTTCTCCTGTATATCCTGTACCGCCTATTAAAACTACTTTTTTAGTAAAGTCTAAGATAGCAAAATTACTTTGACGTGTACCATCTACAGCTGGATCAGCCATAAAACTTGGTACACAAAGTACCGTCCATTCTGGTGTAAAACTAGCTATTTCTGATGCTTCTGGTCTTAAAAACATATTGTAGCAAAACAAGTTTGCCCAAGGAGTTTCGGTTACCACACGCACATTTAATCTGTAATTTGGATCAGAACATACGTAAGAATCACGTACATAAACTTCTTTATTTGATAAGTAAGCAGTTACTTTATTGTATAGTTTTTCAAAAGCAGCAGGCTCAAACGGAATGTTTACTTTACCCCACCAAACTTTATCTTCGCTTATGCTATCACGCACAATAAAACGATCTTGTGGAGAACGGCCTGTATATTCTCCTGTGTTTACGGCTAAAGCTCCTGTAGAACTCTCAACTCCTTGACCTGATTGTATTGTAATATTGTGTAATTCTTCTGGAGATAACTGGTAATGAATGTTTACGTTTTCAATTCCTAAATCTGTTAACGAAATCGATTGCGAGAAATGCATAGTATTGTCCATAAATTTAGTGTGTATAGTTACATTTAATAGACTACAAAAGTAGAAATTAAATTTCAGTTAGCCTTTAATTCTGATGATTTTGTGATTTTTTATCAAATATTGATGTCAATAACACAAACCAAGCAATAATTAGTAGGAGACCGCCTATTGGCGTTACGAATCCGATAATTTTAAAATCGAATGAAGTGAGGCTGTTGGTAGCCAAAAGATAGATAGATCCTGAGAATAATGTTACGCCCGAAAGCACTAAGTAATAAATGGCTTTTTGCTTTTTTTGTGAAAGCGCATCATAGTTCCCTATGAAAAGTAAAAACAAAGCATGATACATTTGGTAACGCACTCCAGTTTCAAATGTTACCAATTGATCTATTGATAAAACTTTTTTCAAGGCATGCGCGCCAAAAGCTCCTAAAATTATAGCAATCATTCCTAAAACAGCACCGCTGGCTATGATTCTTTTTTTCATGGGTCTTGTATTTAGTACAAAAGTATTTGATCTCAAATGAAATTAAAAGTTTTTGAGGCCTTTGTTTTGGCGAAAGCATGTTAAAAAAAGTGCTTTATTTGTAGGTTATAAATAAAATAATCACACTTCATTTGTTATAAATACAACAATTATGTATGTTTGTGTTATAAATATATAAAAATGAGAACAATTTTAATCATTGGCGCAGGAAGATCGGCCTCTTCTTTAATTCGGTATTTGCTTCAAAAATCGGAACAAGAGCAGTTGCATCTCGTTATTGGTGACTTGTCACTGGCTTTGGCCCAGAAAAAAACCAACAACCATCCTAATGCTACCGCAATCGCCCTTGATATCTTTGATGAAAAGCAACGGCAACAAGCCATTCAAAATGCCAGCATTGTAATCTCAATGCTGCCCGCACATTTGCACATTCAGGTTGCACAAGATTGTATCACGT
This portion of the Flavobacterium sp. CECT 9288 genome encodes:
- a CDS encoding DUF423 domain-containing protein, producing MKKRIIASGAVLGMIAIILGAFGAHALKKVLSIDQLVTFETGVRYQMYHALFLLFIGNYDALSQKKQKAIYYLVLSGVTLFSGSIYLLATNSLTSFDFKIIGFVTPIGGLLLIIAWFVLLTSIFDKKSQNHQN
- the pckA gene encoding phosphoenolpyruvate carboxykinase (ATP), with product MDNTMHFSQSISLTDLGIENVNIHYQLSPEELHNITIQSGQGVESSTGALAVNTGEYTGRSPQDRFIVRDSISEDKVWWGKVNIPFEPAAFEKLYNKVTAYLSNKEVYVRDSYVCSDPNYRLNVRVVTETPWANLFCYNMFLRPEASEIASFTPEWTVLCVPSFMADPAVDGTRQSNFAILDFTKKVVLIGGTGYTGEMKKGIFSALNFILPVFKNTLPMHCSANVGEKGDTAIFFGLSGTGKTTLSADPERKLIGDDEHGWTNENTVFNFEGGCYAKVINLSEENEPDIFRAIKKGAILENVVFKDGTNEVDFEDVSITQNTRVSYPITHIDNIQPGSIGNNPKNIFFLTADSFGILPPIAKLTPGQAAYHFISGYTAKVAGTEAGVTEPQPNFSACFGAPFMPLHPTKYAEMLSKKMKDANVTVWLINTGWTGGAYGVGSRMKLKYTRAMITAALNGELDNVAYENHKVFGIAKPQSCPNVPSEILNPRNTWENPELYDEKALELAQKFKENFAKFEEFANPEIMAGAPLA